A region from the Variovorax sp. RKNM96 genome encodes:
- a CDS encoding phosphate acetyltransferase: MASSSSSSPLAAPHPHYDRLIAAARGLPPLRVAVVHPVNAVSLEAALASAALGLIAPTLVGPRAKIEAAAREASADISHLTIVDAPYSHAAADAAVAMALRGEVDALMKGSLHTDELMGAVVRREGGLRTSRRISHCFVMDVPGHAQPLIISDAAINIAPTLEEKVDIVQNAIDLAHALHMPAVRVAILSATETVNAKVPSTLDAAVLCKMADRGQITGAQLDGPLAMDNAIDAEAARIKGIVSPVAGRANVLIVPDLDAGNMLAKSLTFLGGAYAAGIVLGTKVPVILTSRADSESARLASCAVASMLVKAGKDRLIKAVG; the protein is encoded by the coding sequence ATGGCGTCTTCTTCATCATCATCTCCTCTCGCTGCCCCGCACCCCCACTACGACCGCCTGATCGCCGCCGCCCGCGGCCTCCCCCCGCTGCGCGTCGCGGTCGTGCACCCGGTCAACGCGGTGTCGCTCGAAGCGGCGCTCGCCTCCGCCGCGCTGGGCCTCATCGCGCCGACGCTGGTCGGCCCGCGCGCAAAGATCGAGGCCGCGGCACGCGAGGCCAGCGCCGACATCTCGCACCTCACCATCGTCGATGCGCCGTACAGCCACGCCGCGGCCGACGCCGCCGTGGCCATGGCCTTGCGCGGCGAGGTCGATGCGTTGATGAAAGGCAGCCTGCACACCGACGAGCTGATGGGCGCGGTGGTGCGGCGCGAGGGAGGCCTTCGAACTTCGCGGCGCATCAGCCACTGCTTCGTGATGGACGTTCCGGGCCACGCGCAGCCGCTGATCATTTCCGACGCGGCGATCAACATCGCGCCCACGCTCGAGGAGAAGGTCGACATCGTGCAGAACGCCATCGACCTCGCACATGCGCTGCACATGCCGGCCGTGCGGGTGGCGATTCTCTCGGCCACCGAAACGGTGAACGCCAAGGTGCCCTCCACGCTCGACGCCGCCGTGCTCTGCAAGATGGCCGACCGCGGCCAGATCACCGGCGCGCAGCTCGACGGCCCGCTGGCCATGGACAACGCCATCGACGCCGAGGCCGCACGCATCAAGGGCATCGTCTCGCCGGTGGCCGGCCGCGCCAACGTGCTGATCGTGCCCGACCTGGACGCGGGCAACATGCTCGCCAAGAGCCTCACCTTCCTGGGCGGCGCCTATGCGGCGGGCATCGTGCTCGGCACGAAGGTGCCGGTGATCCTGACGAGCCGCGCAGATTCGGAATCGGCGCGGCTGGCGTCGTGTGCGGTGGCGTCGATGTTGGTGAAGGCGGGGAAGGATCGGTTGATCAAGGCGGTGGGGTGA
- a CDS encoding helix-turn-helix domain-containing protein, producing MSDAELAAFEASQDFEALLVQSAREMSAGKTRKVYTPVVAARENAGLSQAGFAALLGVSVRTLQQWEQGRREPTGAAKTLIAIAEKMPEALKAADPDYKTPRRAPSRAKAKQIKA from the coding sequence ATGAGTGATGCCGAGCTGGCTGCTTTCGAAGCGAGCCAGGACTTCGAGGCTCTGCTTGTGCAGTCGGCGCGCGAAATGAGTGCGGGAAAAACGCGCAAGGTCTACACGCCCGTTGTGGCCGCGCGTGAGAACGCGGGCCTCTCGCAAGCTGGCTTTGCTGCGTTGCTCGGCGTGTCGGTGCGCACGCTGCAGCAGTGGGAGCAAGGCCGTCGCGAACCGACGGGCGCTGCGAAGACGCTGATTGCCATTGCCGAGAAGATGCCAGAAGCGCTCAAAGCCGCCGACCCCGACTACAAGACACCGCGACGTGCACCCAGTCGCGCAAAGGCCAAGCAGATCAAGGCCTGA
- a CDS encoding type II toxin-antitoxin system RelE/ParE family toxin, giving the protein MLTVVETPTFQKLWPNYWTEEERGEFAAYISENPDAGDLVQKSGGVRKVRWGRAGSGKSGGVRVVYFNRKKPGEVVLLLIYAKANLDSISGETLKELRDAAEKANE; this is encoded by the coding sequence ATGCTTACCGTTGTTGAAACCCCAACCTTCCAGAAGCTATGGCCGAACTATTGGACAGAAGAAGAGCGAGGTGAGTTTGCCGCCTATATCTCCGAGAACCCAGATGCCGGAGACCTCGTCCAGAAGTCGGGCGGTGTACGCAAGGTGCGCTGGGGCCGCGCCGGTTCGGGCAAGAGCGGCGGCGTGCGAGTCGTGTACTTCAACCGCAAGAAGCCCGGTGAAGTTGTCCTGTTGTTGATTTATGCCAAGGCGAACCTCGATTCGATCTCCGGCGAAACCTTGAAGGAGTTGCGAGATGCCGCAGAAAAAGCCAATGAGTGA
- a CDS encoding HD domain-containing protein translates to MNIEQLKGKLAFLREAEKLKDVLRSGHTSSGRAESTAEHSWRLCLMAMAFEEELAGLDLLRVLKLCVVHDLGEAIHGDIPAISQHAHPDKSERERNDLLTLMAPLDAKLRGELLALWDEYEAAASPEAKAVKALDKLETILQHSQGANPDDFDYAFNLGYGRKHTGTAPLFSALRELLDDDTRRRMAT, encoded by the coding sequence ATGAACATCGAGCAACTCAAGGGCAAGCTCGCCTTCCTGCGCGAGGCGGAAAAACTCAAGGACGTGCTGCGCAGCGGCCACACCTCCTCCGGCCGCGCGGAGAGCACGGCCGAGCACAGCTGGCGCCTGTGCCTCATGGCGATGGCGTTCGAGGAAGAGCTGGCGGGGCTCGATCTGCTGCGCGTGCTGAAGCTGTGCGTGGTGCACGACCTGGGCGAGGCGATTCACGGCGACATTCCGGCCATCAGCCAGCACGCCCATCCCGACAAGAGCGAGCGCGAACGCAACGACCTGTTGACGCTGATGGCCCCGCTCGATGCCAAGCTGCGCGGCGAGCTGCTCGCGCTGTGGGACGAGTACGAAGCCGCCGCCTCGCCCGAGGCCAAGGCGGTGAAGGCGCTCGACAAGCTGGAGACGATCCTGCAGCACAGCCAGGGTGCGAACCCTGATGACTTCGACTACGCGTTCAACCTCGGGTATGGGCGCAAGCACACGGGCACTGCGCCGCTTTTCAGCGCGCTGCGCGAACTGCTCGATGACGACACGCGGCGCAGGATGGCGACCTGA
- a CDS encoding GlxA family transcriptional regulator encodes MHRIAYTVVPDFQVMVFAGMTVFELANRIAPEPYYDVHLLSAEGGPVQTSMGIPMPTEVAGRKSFDTVIAAGALDIEPAPKKLLAFLRRAMTSSRRIASVCTGAFVLAEAGVLDGRRATTHWSYARELQASYPQVKVEEDRIFVVDGPVWTSAGMTASIDLALGMVESDLGTEHARTVAKRLVVYHRRGGGQMQHSALLDLDAKTDRIQSALAFARRNLHKPLAVEHLAEAAHLSPRQFSRAFRAETGQSPAKAIETLRVEAARVMMEQSRHPIEVVASETGFADRERMRRAFLRAFGQPPQAMRRNAKIGAAT; translated from the coding sequence ATGCACCGCATCGCCTACACGGTCGTTCCGGACTTCCAGGTCATGGTCTTCGCGGGCATGACCGTCTTCGAGCTGGCCAACCGCATCGCCCCCGAGCCGTACTACGACGTGCACCTGCTATCGGCAGAGGGCGGCCCGGTGCAGACCTCCATGGGCATCCCGATGCCGACCGAGGTTGCGGGACGCAAGTCGTTCGACACGGTGATTGCCGCCGGCGCACTCGACATCGAACCGGCCCCCAAAAAACTCCTCGCCTTCCTGCGCCGCGCCATGACGTCATCGCGCCGCATCGCCTCCGTCTGCACCGGTGCCTTCGTGCTCGCCGAGGCCGGCGTGCTCGACGGCCGGCGTGCGACCACGCACTGGAGCTACGCCCGCGAACTGCAGGCCAGCTATCCGCAAGTGAAGGTCGAGGAAGACCGTATCTTCGTCGTCGACGGCCCGGTGTGGACCTCCGCCGGCATGACCGCCAGCATCGACTTGGCGCTCGGCATGGTCGAGAGCGACCTGGGCACCGAGCACGCGCGCACGGTTGCCAAGCGCCTCGTGGTCTACCACCGCCGCGGCGGCGGGCAGATGCAGCACTCGGCGTTGCTCGACCTCGATGCGAAGACCGACCGCATACAGAGCGCGCTCGCATTCGCGCGGCGCAATCTGCACAAACCCCTCGCGGTCGAGCATCTTGCAGAGGCGGCGCACCTGAGCCCGCGCCAGTTCAGTCGGGCCTTCCGCGCCGAGACCGGCCAGTCGCCCGCCAAGGCCATCGAGACCCTGCGCGTCGAGGCCGCGAGGGTGATGATGGAACAGAGCCGCCACCCCATCGAAGTCGTCGCCAGCGAGACCGGTTTTGCGGACAGGGAGCGCATGCGGCGTGCATTCCTGCGGGCGTTCGGGCAGCCGCCACAGGCGATGCGCCGGAACGCGAAGATCGGCGCGGCCACCTGA
- a CDS encoding NmrA family NAD(P)-binding protein, whose protein sequence is MSIIAIAGGTGTVGSKLTRQLVESGARVRVLSRNPDKARALFGAGVNVVGVDFDDAKSLQQAFEGAGKAFLSTATSAHQVRDEKALIDAAVDAGVPYLVGLSVGGAGGRIASNVLEWHTEIDAHLASKNVDWTLLRPTTFSDTLVRLASNFVPKGVWGGAAEDGLVSAIDTRDVAACAAVVLLEGAERHGHRIYELTGPAPVSMDDVAALLAEGLGRPVTYIRRSAEEQRAFYAAIGLPPLSIDVLLGLDHLARTNVYATPTAGVMALTSQAPRSVAALVRERIADFAPAAKA, encoded by the coding sequence ATGTCGATCATTGCAATCGCCGGAGGAACCGGCACGGTGGGTTCGAAGCTCACGCGGCAGCTCGTCGAGAGCGGCGCGCGTGTTCGCGTGCTGTCGCGCAACCCTGACAAGGCACGCGCCCTGTTCGGCGCGGGTGTCAATGTGGTGGGCGTCGACTTCGACGACGCGAAGTCGTTGCAGCAGGCCTTCGAGGGAGCGGGCAAGGCGTTTCTGAGCACCGCGACAAGCGCGCACCAGGTGCGCGACGAGAAGGCGCTGATCGACGCTGCGGTCGATGCCGGCGTGCCTTACCTGGTCGGTCTTTCGGTGGGCGGCGCGGGCGGGCGCATTGCCAGCAACGTGCTCGAGTGGCACACGGAAATCGATGCGCACCTGGCCAGCAAGAACGTGGACTGGACGCTGCTGCGGCCCACCACTTTTTCGGACACGCTGGTTCGCCTGGCCTCCAACTTCGTGCCCAAGGGCGTGTGGGGCGGTGCGGCGGAAGATGGCCTGGTCAGCGCGATCGACACGCGCGACGTGGCGGCTTGCGCGGCCGTGGTTCTGCTCGAAGGCGCCGAGCGCCATGGCCACAGGATCTACGAGCTGACGGGGCCCGCGCCGGTGTCGATGGACGATGTTGCGGCGCTGCTCGCAGAAGGCTTGGGCCGGCCTGTGACGTACATCCGGCGCAGCGCAGAGGAGCAACGGGCGTTCTACGCGGCGATCGGGCTGCCGCCGCTCTCCATCGACGTGCTGCTGGGCCTGGACCACCTCGCCCGCACGAATGTCTATGCCACGCCGACCGCTGGTGTGATGGCGCTGACGTCGCAGGCGCCGCGCTCGGTGGCCGCCTTGGTGCGGGAGCGAATTGCGGACTTTGCACCCGCCGCCAAGGCCTGA